A segment of the Carya illinoinensis cultivar Pawnee chromosome 1, C.illinoinensisPawnee_v1, whole genome shotgun sequence genome:
CGAATATTGTTCACGAGCCTAAACCGAATCGCGTCGAGATTATACGAGTTTTGctcgtttaatattcgaaccaatattaatgttcatgaacaactcatttattaaatgaaccgaATCCGAGTCGAGTTTATACGAATCGATCTCAAATTGTTCACGAACAGCTCTGTTCATTTGCAGCCCTAGAGGCaatactccaacacccccctCAAGATGAGCATGTATATTTATAATGTTCATCTTGCACAAATTATGATAAAAAGGAAGTGATCCAGAAGTTTTGTAAAGATATCTACTAGTTGTAATCTTGAGGGAatataaaaaaactttataatattctgCTGCAATTTTTCTCTaacaagatgacaatcaatttgAATATGCTTAGTCCTCTCATGTTGTATTGGATTGGTTGCACTGGACAAAGCTGATTTGTTGTTAGTGTTGATCATTCTTAGCCAATAATGCTCTATATTGTGGCTGCAAGAGCCCTATATTCTGCTTCTGCAGATGATCTACTAATTGTGGCTTGTTTCTTCTATTTCCATGAGACTAATGAGTCTCCTAGAAAGATTGCATACCCTGTAACACTTCTTCTAGTGTCTAAGCAACCTGCCTAATCACTATCAGAAAAAGCCTTTAACttaaaatttgaagatgaagaaaaaaatgaccTTTGTCCTGGTGTTGCTTTTAAGTATCTAAGCACATGCATGGCAGCTAGATAATGATAATGAGACGCTGCTAGTTTAGCAAGAAACTAGCTAAGGACTTGAACAGAATAGGCTAGATCAGGCCTCATGACTGTCAAATAAAGTAGTCTGCCAATTAATCTTCTGTAACCCGAGACATCTTCATAAAGATTGGGATCATCCGCAGTAAGTTTAAGATTAGACTCCATTGGGAATGCAGCTGGCTTGGAACCTGTTAGACCTGTATCTTGAAGTATATCTAAAGTATACTTTCTCTGACAAAGACAGATTCCATATTTTGATCTGGCTATTTCCAATCTCAAGAAGTACTTCGGCTACCCCAAGTCCTTGATTGTGAACTTATCATGCAAAAACACCTTGAGTTGCTGAATCTCAATTAGACTATCACTAGCTAGTAGaacatcatctacatatactagTAATGCTATGGAAGAAGTAGCAGATTTCTTAATGAAAAGTGAGCAATCAGAATTGCCTTGAGTAAAGCCATAGTGAAGAAGGGCTTAAGAGAGTTTTGCAAACCATTGTCGAGAGGCCTGCTTCAGACCATAAAGACTCTTTAACAATTTGCAAACTGTATTGGGCTGTTTAACATCCAAACCATGGGGCACTTCCATGTAAAGTTCTTCATGTAATTCACCATGttaaaaagtattatttatATCTAACTGGTGAATATACCAACCCTTAATAGTAGCAACAGCTAACAATAATCGAATTGAAGTAAGTTTTGTCACTGGAGAAAAAGTATCAAAGAAGTCTaatccttcttgttgagtgtaaCCTTTAACTACCAACCTTGCTTTATGTCTTTCTATAGTTCCATCAGCATTGTATTTCACgctaaaaacccatttacaacttatggtctttttatttttaggaagaGTAACAAATTTCCAGATTTTGTTCAACTCTAAAGCATTGAGTTCATTTCTCATAGCAACTTGCCATTCATGTGATTTTGCAGCTTGTTGATAGGTTTTGGGTTCTTTGGTAATAGAAATTGAAGCTAAAAAAGCTTTGTGTAATACTGAAAGTCTATTGACAAAAATGAAAGATGATATAGGATAGAGATTACCCGTGTTAGAGGAACAACCAATAGAAGCAGATGAGTTGATTGCATGAGGAAACAATGACACATTACCACAATAGTAATCTTACAAAAATTTTGGTGGTTGTTTAATTCTTGATGATTTTCTGATATGTGAATCAGTAGGAATAGGATTTGCTAAATTAGTTTGATGAATGTTGTTGATATGAGAGAAATCTGATTCACTAGAATTCATTGAGAAATTATTTTGATCAGAATGAACAATATTATTGAGGAATTATTTTGATCAGAAGGGACAGGAGGATTATTTGAGGAATTATTTTGATTAGAAGAGATATAAGGTATAGAATTATTTATATGAGAGGAATTATGTTGAAATTCTGGAGGAGGAAACAAAAAAGTAGGTATGGCAGAATTagttggaagagtttgaaatgaaagttggTTTTATGTAACACAACATTTTTGGaaataatgattttgtttgtgTTTAAGTCCGTGAGTTTATAACCTTTGACATTAGAAGGATATCCTAAAAATAGACATTTGGTTGCTCTTGGATCAAACTTTTGTCTATGACTAGTAATTGTAGATGCAAAGCATAAGCATTCAAAAACCTTTAAATGAGAAAATTTTGGTGATTTGTGAAATAACATTTCAAAaggtgttttgttttgaagaagGAGTTGGAATTCGAATTATAATATGGGCTGCAATCAAGATACAAtcactccaaaaaattaaaggtaggtttgcttgaaacatccaagctctagctgtgttttataaatattgatgtTTCCTTTCAACCActtcattttgttgtggagtttcaCACAACTTCTTTGATGTAAAATCctatttttactataaaattttGTAAGTATAAATTCTAAACCATTGTCTATTCGTATGGTTTTTACAAAAGTATTAAACTGAGTTGcaaccattttacaaaaattttgcaGTAAAacctcaaatttatttttaagcatATACACCCAAGTGCATCATGTAAAATCATCTACTATAGTTAGGAAAAATTTAAAGCCAGAATATGAGACAGTAGCAAATGGACCTCatatatcacaatgaatcaattcAAACTCTTTATTAGACATACTTTGTGATACAGGGAAAGGGAGCTTTTTCTGCTTTGCTAGTGGACAAATTTCACAGACATTTGTACAATCAAATGTTATTGAATTGTCTATTTGTCTAAGAGAATGAATTCTAGAATTTGAGACATGACCTAATCTTTAGTGCCAAAGGTTTGACTGATTGTGAGTAATAGCTAATGCAAAAATTGGTGTAGAATTAAACCGTTATTGCTGGCAGGAATTAGCTTTTGAGGAAGCTTGAGATAGGTAATAAAGTTCTTGTTTTTCAAAGGCAATCtcaatcatcttcttcattgatTGGTCATGTAAAAGACAATGAGAATCAAAGAAAGATAGACAAAGATTAGATTCTTTGGTTAGTTTAAAAACAGATAATAAATTGAATGAACAGCTAGGAACACACAAGACATTTTGTAAATGTAATCTGCTAGAAAGACTTACAGTTCCAGTATATAATGCTGGAACAATTTGTCCATTAGGAAGATTTATAGAATTTGAAACTAGTTTAGGAGTACCTcaactctcctcaacacttctcactactattcattactttattattactttttgcCTACTTTTACTACTATTCTTTGCTTCttacctattttttattactatttattattttattattactttttacttactttttattattattcacaactctcctcaacacttctcaacatccaaacccaCTAGAGTATAATAGAGGTGAAcaaatcatatgatctgttgcaccaGTGTCTAGGATCCAAGAAAATTCAGAATTTAACTTGGTAGAGACTGAATTACATTGATTAAAGGGATTACCAGAAAAATGAGTAGAAAATTAAGGGGTAGTGGCTAGATTTACTGTTGCTATAGATGTACCAATGTTCTGAGTAGAAAAACTCGAATTGGCAAGTGCTAAGAGTTTATTGAATTCTTTAGCAGTTAAACTAAACCTTTGATTCTCATTACTATTTTTAATGTAGACCTCTTCAGTTGAAATGGCTACATGTGCAGAGGGAAGATTTCTTTTTCCCTTAGGTCCAGTCCATCCAAAAGGATAACAATGCAATTGAAAGCACTTGTCAATTGTATGACCATTATAGCCACAATGAGTACAATCTAGTGAGGACTTCTTCAACTTGTCTTAGAAAACTTGGACTGAGTAGTCTAATTAGGCTGAGTAAAATGCTTTGCAAACAAAGCATGTGTGTCAGTGCTTGTGAAATTAGTCAATTGTCTCTAACTTTCTTCTTGAAGCAGCAAAGAGAACACTTTAGCCATGCTAGGCAATGGAACAAGTAACAATTGAATTCTTACTGAGACATAAGAGTCATTCAAGCCTACAAGAAACTTCAATATGTAATTTGACTGCTGTCTAAGTAGCAAGAAATTGAATAGATCGTAGATACAAGAAGCCATCTTGCTACATGTACAGGTTGGGAATGGCCTATAATTGACATACTCATCCCATAGAATCTTAAAAGCACTGAAATATTCTGTAATCGAAGATGAACCTTGGTCTAAACAACTTAGGGgtttttcaagatgaaaaaccCTTGGTCCATCACTTTTCAAATACCTTGTTTTTAGCTCATTCCAGAGATCTACAGTAAATACAATATAAAGCAAgttatttctaatatatttagaaatagaATTCATGAGCCAGGAGAGTACCAAATTATTAGCACGAAGCCAAGCAGTATGATTAATACGTCGATTAGTAGGAGGAGCAATAATGGGGCcatcaatgaaagctacatTGTTCTTGATCGTTAGTGCGATAGTGATCGAGCGACTCCAAGCAATGTAGTTGTCTCCTGTAAAGACTTTTGAAACTAACAGAGAACCCGGATTATCACTAGGATGAAGATAATATGGGCTAGAAGAATCATCTGAAGGTTTAAGGATACAAGAGGATTCTGAAGAATTAAGAGAATTCTCTTCTATCATGTTACCAAGAAAAGCAAGATTCTCTAGATAATTCCTGAGCAGAATTTGCAATGTAGATcgcaagaagagaaaagaaaatatgcgGAAGTAAGTATGATTTttcaatctgataccatgttgagaACTTGATGAACAGaggataaaaattgaaaacagaGAAAGAATACGAGAGTTTGTGTAATCTGATCTGAACAAAATGAGTTTACTCAATATCAAATACATGAaggtcttgtaatatttatactatatagAGAAATAACTGTATAACAGAAAATGACAGTATTTTTAAGTCTTCCTTGGTTCATTCTCTGCCTTTAActtttcttctttagatttcAACTCCATACTATCAATATGAGAGGCTATATGCTCCAACAACTTTCGTAGTCAATGACTCAAATCTAACTCATTTACACTCGAACAAGCTTCGCACATAGAGCACTCTTAATAGTTCttgtaaaatacatatttttaaaaatatatagaaatgctCTCAAAATATAACTCCATtggattttgtattttaaaaaaactttacaTTTTGCTACTGTGATCCCTCTATATGTAGAGAATCCTGCATATCGATGTAAatgcttttaattaattttcttttcctcctcatTTTGGTTAAAGTAGTATTACCATTTTGTCTGACAATTGGTTTGTTTGAGCCTTTTTTATGACTTATCGTTAAGAATCGTGCCTTCTGAATGCTATGTTGTTAATAGAATGGTTTACACttggcacttttccggtggggGATTTGGCTTACCTCCAGTTGCAAAGTAATAGGACATCTCCTATTATAAGATTCAAGAGCTATTGTTGCATCTTTTAAATGAAAGGATGGTGCTACAGGCACCGttggtggctcccgctgggagCCACcgttaggcaaaaaaaaaaatttgtttttttgttttttttttttaaatcattttttaatagttttaaacattttaaaaaaatataaaaaattataataatattaaaaaagatttcttaatcattaaggaaaagaaaaaattaaaaaaaaaattgggccagcgggagccaccagcAGTGGCCTTAGTGTTTTCCTAAACGAAAAAGAGGGTGCTAGTGCTATGTTGGAGAGccgcatgttttatttattttttatttgttaatttttatcaaaatattactacaaattaattttaaagattCTTGTTTTTGctatattatttatgtattgatgtataaatatattatttattataaatagtaaaaaaatatatattaatgtcttCCGTGCTGcacttacaaaaatataaatattaaaaattaaagaaattttgtcCTCCAGGCTTGCACTTGCAATAACTTAAACTTTACTCCCAATACATTGCATTAACTATAATTgttttaaccaaaatataaaaataaaattatttatttaatcattaaacgctaataataataaaaaccatCTATTTATAACTTAAACATAGTAACTagtatcaaatatatttatatatatttttaatataatatttatatacaaatatataaataacataacaatggtctctttaaatttatttttattaaaattataagtacttTTTCAACATGGTTAAATTTTACTTACCAACATACAATGCTAGCCGTTCAAGTCTTAACACTTAACAGGAGATGTTTTGTTACTTTGAAACTGGAGGCAAGCCAGATCCTCCGGTGggacatatttttttttccctttttttttggggggcggggggggTAATAGACAGTATTTTGTTCATTGATAGAACTTTCTGGGAAGGCCTCTTTTTTAACGGACATtctcataatatattttaagaatatttttactatatttttttattttttaaattaatatatattttagtttagcttataaatttagattaatttaaaatagaatataattatatgatattgtaCATAgagagatattgtaaatatcaaaaaatatgaAGATATCATTAATAGTTAGAGATAATAtcagaaatgaataaaaaatattaaaaatgataatatttaaataatatgaaaaaaatagataagttgatatatgatatattataaaaatcaatatgtaatatagaaaaaataaattttaataatatattttaaaagataggaTGAATCAGCCATTGGGAGTGCTCAGCTTCGAGCACAAGCTTTGTTGATAATTATATTTGCCTTGAATGCTTGCTGCTCGAGGGTACTAAAAATAAGGAGTATATCTATACAAGGTCAAAACGTGGTAAATTTCAATGGTATCGTTCTCTCCTCTCGGTAGTGTTGGTGTTTCTGAAACCGGTGCCAAAAAACACTCCCACTCATCAAAGGTACTAAACTCCTCATaattctctctccctttctttgGCTCAAGAGTCGAGACTCTTTACTAAATTACAAATGCAACCAAGTGAGTAAGAGTAATCCCAACACACAGTAAACTCTCCTTCCGGCGAATCCCCATCTCGACCAAAGGAAACACTGTTTTCAGATCTGGTCACCGCACAGGCCCCAATGCATGAGCTTATGGGAAGAACCAGACCTTGATGAAGATTGCCAAAGCCAATTGCAAGAAAAATGCAGCAACCACCATCAACGAAAGATCACTTCCAGCTGTATACGACCTGAGATTCAGGGCTACAAAGCATGCTGAGGCAGTACCAGCAAGAATTATAATGATCCACCGAAGAAACTCGACCGGGATGAGCAACAGAAACTGGAAAATATTCCAAAGCATGAGTATTAGATTCCCCTAGATGATCATCAATCTTTTCAGGGTGACTTCTAGGTGTCCACTGTCCACCAATCACCCTGAAGAAGGCAGTTAAATTTAGCTTAACAGAAGTCATTCCGGTTCAATGCAGAAAAAATATTCCAGAGGGAACATGTGTCAACCAAAGGCATCTAGCCTCTAATTGATctataaaagaaaggaaaaggggGAGGGGGAAAACCAATAGCGAAGCAAAGAAGACTGTCAACTTACCGAGGCCAGAACaaagacagagagagaataTCCCCACAAGCACCAAAATCGAACAAGGCTGGCATTTGAACCTAGATACTGGAGCAAGAAGTAAAATGCCACTGGCACCACAATTGCATAGCCATAGACTGAACCTGCTGCCAAATTTACGTAGCTCACATCAAAGTTCCATGAAGTAGTGCTGTCACTGTGTTTCTCCATGAGGTAGGTGGCACAATTTCCAAAAGCAGCAAGCACAAATACCAATGTAGTGGATATCCAGATAAGCCCATATCTACCACATcaagagaataaaaaattaaaaaaaaggctcAAATACAAGGTGCTCTCACGTGAGATCAGTACCATATTTGTCATCTAACCATCAGAACAccaaaaagaattataaattacaatcatattttcaaaagatTCGGATGTTCAGTAGATAGCCCATCTTTATAAGCTAGAAAGTCGTGgtttaatttatcaaaaaaaaatgttgtggtTTAACTTCTCTAAGGATAATTATATCACTCATTGAAAGAAGTCACAGAATTACATGCACATGACTGTAACTTTGTCAAAATCAGAAAGCAAAccttaaaatcttaaaatccaTATAACTTGAACAATCAAATAtccagaaaattattttattatgaaaaaataaactaaaagaacTCGTAGAATTCCATTGTGAGAATTTAGATTCATGCatagattaaaatgaaaaatgaaaaagcggCATTGCAGGTGTgattaaatttgcatataacAGACCAACAATAGAAGAAAGGGTCATGAGACGCATGGTGAAAGCTCAAAGTGCAGCAATCTTCAACCAACACCGCTCATGAGACACCACTATTGAGAAAATAACTTGTTCCACATCAAGCAATCTACCTTTCAAGCAATCACTGCAACCCTTACTAtgtaaaagaaattgaaatatatataatgatatatttgaGTATTAAATCTTGGTTCATTTCTCCCTAAATAGATGGATATGGTTCTTCAAGTATTGGCGTGTGAAGTCACTCACAAAAGAAAGGAACGTGGGAGGGAGGTGGGGAGGGAAGAAAAAGACAGATGAAAGGACAGACCACCCTACTTCCTAACGTTAGACTATCTCAAAACACGCCGAAATATTGTTATGGATTGGTCTTGTATGAGCAAAAAGATTAGGGAATCTGTCACCATCTATTTACTTTATTGTGAAGTTGCCATGACTCTATGGAAAGATAGCTTTGCTAGGGTCGAGTTAGCTTGAGTGATGCCAAGAAGGCTGGTTTAGTTTCTAGCAAATTGGAGAGCCTTCATGATAACTCACAAATCACAACAATTTGCAAGATGGTCTCGATTCATCTATGGTGGTGCCTTTGGAGGGAgagaaattaaaaaccaaatattATGAAGATCGCGAGCAGTCAATGGAcgagcttaaaatatttttctttaatacttAATTCCATTGGTTGACTGTAACAGATTTTAACAATATGAAtattgggctatgcctatcttcatatcaatgaaatatcttatcgcttataaaaaagaaaaacaatatgaatatttatgacttTCTTGTATCCCTAAACAATGATGCATGGTGTTGCTCTtttgggctatgcctacttTCTATCATCAACAAAATTCCTATTTaccgaaaatttaaaaaaaaaaaaaatgaaagaaaagaaaagaaaagtcagGCCACAGCAAATCTTTTCAAAACAAAGAAGCATTCTCATTGACTTGGTAACTTTGTTAACCCAAGTTTTTTGGTCTGTTTTACCCCAATCTTGTTATTTCTAGTGGAATTTCTTAGTTCTTAAAAAGCTTCAGTCCAACCATTTATCCTGACTATATTTAGATCCAGTTTGTGATTTCATATTGCCCAAACAAGTATTCAGTATGTATTTGTATGAAACCACGTTTTCAAATGAACTCTTGGTCATAATAGTTCACAACCCTGCAGCAAATGTTGCAATATCAGAGGAAATTCTATTCAGACAATTTTCACACAGATAACAACTGttcattactttaaaaaataaaaataaaaatttctgaaAGTTTGTTACTTTCAACTTTTCAATGGAGTaacgaaagaaaaaaagatgcagAACTCACAGGTCAGGGTTAGCATCAATCTTGCTAAAAAAGTCTCCGCCAATGGGATACAAAGAACTCATCAGTCTGTTTAAGACAATGTCTGTATCGACattgaaatattgtgtgtaTGATGAGATACTAAACACCCCTTTCCAGCCATTTTCCGGTTGTTGCTCAAATCCTTCTGCAAGGATAGGAAGACTGAGAGATCATTAAACATGAAGCAAATGTTGTAGGAACATTGGAATTTGGAAATGGTTGCAGTTCCATACATGACAACTAGGTCAATGGTGCATTACAAAATGACTGGGCATTTGGAATTGAGAATCAACTTGGTCTTATAAGTACAATGCATTCATTAGGTAGATAAGACGGAAGGAAGATCCAACATGTCCAAAAAAACCTCACAATCATATATATGCAGCTGCCCGATAAATCACTGAAAATTAATAACCATACCAGGTGGACTTCCAAGAGTTTGATAACCCTTCCCTCTTTCTCCTCCGTTATTGGGAGGGAATATTTGCATATTTGCTCCAGGGACTGCAAGCGAGTTTagaaataagtttttaaaaGTAGGAAAAGAGAATGACTAAGATTCAATGGAAAATGTTGATAAGAAAACAATTGCATATAACCCCATACCCTCATAGTTTGAAGCATTCTTTTCTTCGTTGATCGCAGCCTACGCACCAAAAAATAGAACTTTTACGATGATAACAGTCGCAGCAGCCCATAGGGCCCTGCCTTGGTGGCATCCATCTCAATAAAAGtatctatatataattgatataGATAATAATTTACAGCAAAACTACAGATTTGGTAACTTTGGCTAATAACTTTGTCATTAATTAACGAATCGCCAAATATAGTCATAGGATAATAATTTGAACAGTTGGGCAAGGGGTGAATGCATAAATTGCGACAAACAAATGGGAGAAATTATGaaatgtctatataaaaattctTCATCCAAATGTTCAGGCTACTTGACAGAAAAGTCTAAACTCTTCATTTGTATCGTAGAACCATTTCATTAACTTCATGGTTGATCTCTCTCTGTACATGAACTAGATCAATTGTCTATAAATTGAAGACAGGAAGAGGAAAATTGAAACAACAAAGAATTACCCGCTTATAGGGGCAGTCTATGACTGAAATATTAGAAAAGTTAAATAGAAACGGAACGGAACTTACAGGAACCGAGCCAAGCAGATGACTGGTGGGGAGGCTTGTGTAGGACTCGTCCATTGTAGAGAGAGCGAAAGTAAGATCTGTTGCCTATGAAGTCAATGCGTcttgaaaaattggatttagaATATGAGGTTTATGAGATCAGACACGAGGCTCGAGCCCTA
Coding sequences within it:
- the LOC122291505 gene encoding protein YIPF1 homolog — protein: MDESYTSLPTSHLLGSVPAAINEEKNASNYEVPGANMQIFPPNNGGERGKGYQTLGSPPEGFEQQPENGWKGVFSISSYTQYFNVDTDIVLNRLMSSLYPIGGDFFSKIDANPDLYGLIWISTTLVFVLAAFGNCATYLMEKHSDSTTSWNFDVSYVNLAAGSVYGYAIVVPVAFYFLLQYLGSNASLVRFWCLWGYSLSVFVLASFLLLIPVEFLRWIIIILAGTASACFVALNLRSYTAGSDLSLMVVAAFFLQLALAIFIKVWFFP